The proteins below are encoded in one region of Pseudonocardia sp. DSM 110487:
- the xylB gene encoding xylulokinase: MTLVAGVDSSTQSCTVVIRDAETGALVRSGNAKHPDGTEVHPSAWWDALQAAIGEAGGLDGVEAIAVAGQQHGMVCLDEAGEVVRPALLWNDTRSAGAAADLVAELGAKEWAEATGSVPVASFTATKLRWLAEHEPEHAAATAAVCLPHDWLTWKLLGTGSLDDLVTDRSDASGTGYFSGVTGEYRLDLLERAFGRSDVRLPRVLGPADAAGRSAGGVLVGPGAGDNAGAALGLGAAVGDVVISIGTSGVVCAISPTPTADETGIIAGFASASGEHLPLVCTLNAARVLDAAARMLGVDHDGLSRLALSAPAGSDGLVLVPYLEGERTPNRPDATGAMHGLTLSSSTPAHLARAAVEGLLCGLADALDAFLAADVPLERAFLVGGGARSEALARIAPAVLGRPVLRPTPGEYVADGAARQAAWVLAGGDTPPVWEAADTESFEADATPAVRERYAQVRELTAPRLGA; the protein is encoded by the coding sequence ATGACTCTCGTGGCCGGGGTCGACTCGTCGACCCAGTCGTGCACCGTGGTGATCCGGGACGCGGAGACCGGCGCCCTGGTCCGCTCGGGCAACGCGAAGCACCCCGACGGCACCGAGGTGCACCCCTCCGCCTGGTGGGACGCGCTGCAGGCCGCGATCGGCGAGGCGGGCGGGCTCGACGGCGTCGAGGCGATCGCCGTGGCGGGCCAGCAGCACGGGATGGTCTGCCTCGACGAGGCGGGCGAGGTCGTCCGGCCGGCGCTGCTGTGGAACGACACCCGCTCAGCGGGCGCGGCCGCCGACCTCGTCGCCGAGCTGGGGGCGAAGGAGTGGGCCGAGGCGACCGGTAGCGTCCCGGTCGCGTCGTTCACGGCCACGAAGCTGCGGTGGCTCGCCGAGCACGAGCCCGAGCACGCCGCCGCCACCGCTGCGGTGTGCCTGCCGCACGACTGGCTCACCTGGAAGCTGCTCGGCACGGGTTCGCTGGACGACCTCGTCACCGATCGCTCGGATGCCAGCGGCACGGGCTACTTCTCCGGCGTCACCGGGGAGTACCGGCTCGACCTGCTCGAGCGCGCGTTCGGGCGGTCCGACGTGCGGCTGCCGCGGGTTCTCGGCCCGGCCGATGCGGCAGGCCGCTCCGCGGGTGGGGTGCTCGTCGGGCCGGGGGCGGGCGACAACGCGGGCGCCGCGCTCGGGCTCGGCGCCGCCGTCGGGGACGTGGTGATCTCGATCGGCACGTCCGGGGTGGTGTGCGCGATCAGCCCCACCCCGACCGCGGACGAGACCGGCATCATCGCCGGCTTCGCGTCCGCGTCCGGCGAGCACCTCCCGCTGGTGTGCACCCTCAACGCCGCACGGGTGCTCGACGCGGCGGCGCGCATGCTCGGCGTCGACCACGACGGGCTGTCCCGCCTCGCGCTGTCGGCGCCAGCCGGGTCCGACGGGCTCGTGCTCGTGCCGTACCTGGAGGGCGAGCGCACGCCGAACCGCCCGGACGCCACGGGCGCCATGCACGGGCTCACCCTGTCCAGCTCCACGCCGGCGCACCTCGCCCGCGCGGCCGTGGAAGGTCTGCTGTGCGGGCTCGCCGACGCGCTCGACGCGTTCCTCGCGGCCGACGTTCCGCTGGAACGAGCGTTCCTCGTGGGCGGCGGCGCCCGCTCCGAGGCACTCGCCCGCATCGCGCCCGCGGTGCTCGGGCGGCCCGTGCTGCGGCCCACGCCGGGCGAGTACGTGGCCGACGGCGCGGCCCGGCAGGCGGCATGGGTGCTCGCCGGCGGCGACACCCCTCCCGTGTGGGAGGCCGCCGACACGGAGTCGTTCGAGGCCGACGCCACCCCCGCGGTCCGGGAGCGGTACGCGCAGGTCCGCGAGCTGACGGCCCCGCGCCTGGGTGCGTGA
- a CDS encoding GNAT family N-acetyltransferase, which yields MPPIEIRPFRRSDRDQLTDLVNAHIEAVLPGVSVSPNAVLSQLEREPDEIVVDPWVVTRHTLVAIQRDRLVAAAHLRTFADEERVAPDHRGAGEFLWLLSWPDSADAADALAAAGVAALERAGAGRIHGDGSLPAPATYGVPDVWPHVARALERAGFAPGERVEAVLVADVADLPHPGDPPTPGLELRISLGGRGTRFSAVLDGAVVGIHEVQADLTAGGTRSRLAGWADVWELHVDAAHRRRGIGTWLVGHAADRLRLARADRLLAYAVPDEDDGELPFLTAMGFRELTRTRRGWVREA from the coding sequence GTGCCTCCGATCGAGATCCGCCCCTTTCGCCGCAGCGACCGCGACCAGCTCACCGACCTGGTCAACGCCCACATCGAGGCTGTGCTGCCCGGGGTGTCCGTCTCCCCCAACGCCGTGCTGAGCCAGCTGGAACGCGAGCCCGACGAGATCGTCGTGGACCCCTGGGTGGTCACGCGGCACACGCTCGTTGCGATCCAGCGCGATCGGCTCGTCGCGGCCGCGCACCTTCGGACGTTCGCCGACGAGGAGCGGGTCGCGCCCGACCACCGCGGCGCGGGCGAGTTCCTCTGGCTGCTCTCCTGGCCGGACAGCGCGGATGCCGCCGACGCGCTCGCGGCCGCCGGGGTCGCCGCGCTGGAGCGGGCGGGTGCCGGGCGGATCCACGGGGACGGCTCGCTCCCGGCGCCCGCCACCTACGGCGTCCCGGACGTGTGGCCGCACGTCGCCCGGGCGCTCGAACGCGCCGGGTTCGCGCCGGGCGAGCGGGTCGAGGCGGTCCTCGTCGCGGACGTCGCCGATCTCCCGCACCCCGGCGACCCGCCCACACCGGGCCTGGAGCTGCGCATCTCACTCGGAGGCCGAGGTACCCGGTTCAGCGCGGTGCTCGACGGGGCCGTGGTGGGCATCCACGAGGTGCAGGCCGACCTCACCGCCGGCGGCACGCGCTCCCGGCTCGCCGGCTGGGCGGACGTCTGGGAGCTGCACGTCGATGCGGCCCACCGGCGCCGCGGCATCGGCACCTGGCTGGTCGGGCACGCCGCGGACCGGCTGCGGCTGGCCCGCGCGGACCGCCTGCTCGCCTACGCCGTGCCCGACGAGGACGACGGCGAGCTGCCGTTCCTGACGGCGATGGGCTTCCGCGAGCTCACCCGCACGAGACGGGGCTGGGTCCGCGAGGCATGA
- a CDS encoding trans-acting enoyl reductase family protein — MGARIVLFGATGYTGARTAEAMVGRGLRPVLAGRDPERLAALAQRMGGLDTAVAQVTDKASVAALVGRGDVLVSTVGPFTALGAPAVQAAAEVGAVYLDSTGEPPFIREVYERWGPVAERSGAALLPAFGNDYVPGTLAGALALRAAGEGADRVDVGYFITGLGKGQPFSRGTLRSLAGTATQQLYAWRDGALRTEPAGARMRTFDVAGRPRPGVTIGACEQFALPRIAPGLRTVDVYLGWFGRASAAVHAGARVAPLLSRVPSRGMATVADVLTRRVPTDPAGAALAGARSHFVAEVFDVTGTLLARTRLTSPEPYAITADLLAWGAWRAAEHGVRGGGALDAVAAFGLDELVAGAAEARIVEEER; from the coding sequence ATGGGCGCACGGATCGTGCTGTTCGGGGCCACGGGATACACCGGCGCCCGCACCGCGGAGGCCATGGTGGGCAGGGGACTGCGGCCGGTGCTCGCGGGGCGCGACCCGGAGCGGCTGGCCGCGCTCGCGCAGCGCATGGGCGGCCTGGACACCGCGGTGGCACAGGTCACGGACAAGGCGTCGGTGGCAGCGCTCGTCGGTCGCGGCGACGTGCTGGTCAGCACGGTCGGGCCGTTCACCGCGCTCGGGGCGCCGGCGGTCCAGGCAGCGGCCGAGGTGGGCGCGGTCTACCTGGACTCCACCGGCGAGCCCCCGTTCATTCGTGAGGTGTACGAGCGCTGGGGCCCCGTGGCCGAGCGGTCCGGCGCGGCGCTGCTCCCGGCGTTCGGCAACGACTACGTGCCCGGCACCTTGGCCGGGGCGCTCGCCCTGCGCGCCGCGGGGGAGGGTGCCGACCGCGTGGACGTCGGCTACTTCATCACTGGGCTCGGCAAGGGTCAGCCGTTCTCCCGGGGCACCCTGCGCTCGCTGGCCGGGACCGCCACCCAGCAGCTCTACGCCTGGCGCGACGGCGCCCTGCGCACCGAGCCTGCCGGGGCGCGGATGCGCACGTTCGACGTGGCGGGGCGGCCGCGCCCCGGCGTCACGATCGGAGCGTGCGAGCAGTTCGCGCTGCCGCGGATCGCGCCGGGCCTGCGCACCGTGGACGTGTACCTCGGCTGGTTCGGCCGGGCCAGCGCGGCCGTCCACGCGGGCGCGCGGGTCGCCCCGCTGCTGTCCCGCGTGCCGTCGCGGGGGATGGCGACCGTGGCCGACGTGCTCACCCGCCGCGTCCCGACCGACCCGGCCGGTGCCGCGCTCGCGGGGGCGCGGTCACACTTCGTCGCCGAAGTGTTCGACGTCACCGGCACCCTGCTCGCCCGCACCAGGCTCACGTCCCCCGAGCCGTACGCGATCACGGCCGACCTGCTCGCGTGGGGTGCGTGGCGTGCCGCGGAGCACGGCGTCCGTGGCGGCGGGGCGCTCGACGCGGTGGCGGCGTTCGGCCTCGACGAACTGGTGGCCGGCGCGGCCGAGGCGCGGATCGTCGAAGAAGAGCGATGA
- a CDS encoding ATP-binding protein — translation MTDMTPLHTVSRLRTVSLRRRVTVLSLTVLAAVLLVVGVLTDVFFTAQIRSELRQQLDVRAALAGQLVTQGLPAGEVARRVETPGIRASVVASDGRVYAGDPDEDRPWRPSPPWRGGPQGADHGGWWDDDGNWGDPQVLEQPLADGSRLTLVASGGPVSGAQSLLRRTLIVLSLAALAVAGIVMLLTTRVALAPLDTMTALARSITSGDRGRRLAPTRTHTELGRTAAAFDAMLDELEGAEAAARASEARTRRFVADAAHELRTPIAGVQAVAEVTLAPGMDPEERERLHLLLLRESRRAGRLVDDMLVLARLDAGLELRHEPVDLLELARTEAERAQLVAPDQQVEVHGEPVTVTGDASRLAQVLANLLDNARRHAGPGAVTVTVSGGYPATVLVTDDGPGVPPVDRERIFDRLVRLDEARGEDGGAGLGLAIARGIARAHGGDLRCVDPPSGRGAAVELSLRRAA, via the coding sequence ATGACGGACATGACACCGCTCCACACGGTGTCCCGGCTTCGCACGGTGTCACTGCGCCGCCGGGTCACGGTGCTCAGCCTCACCGTGCTCGCCGCCGTGCTGCTGGTGGTCGGCGTCCTGACCGACGTCTTCTTCACCGCCCAGATCCGCTCCGAGCTGCGCCAGCAGCTGGACGTACGCGCCGCGCTCGCCGGCCAGCTCGTGACGCAGGGCCTGCCCGCCGGGGAGGTGGCGCGCCGGGTGGAGACGCCCGGCATCAGGGCCTCGGTCGTCGCATCGGACGGCCGCGTGTACGCGGGCGATCCCGACGAGGACCGGCCGTGGCGGCCGTCGCCGCCGTGGCGCGGCGGGCCGCAAGGAGCCGACCACGGCGGCTGGTGGGACGACGACGGCAACTGGGGCGATCCGCAGGTCCTCGAACAGCCGCTCGCCGACGGCTCCCGGCTCACGCTCGTGGCGAGCGGCGGGCCGGTGAGCGGGGCGCAGTCGCTGCTGCGGCGCACGCTGATCGTGCTCAGCCTCGCGGCGCTTGCCGTTGCCGGCATCGTCATGCTCCTCACCACCCGGGTCGCGCTGGCACCGCTCGACACGATGACGGCGCTGGCGCGCTCGATCACCAGCGGTGACCGCGGCAGGCGCCTCGCCCCCACGCGCACCCACACCGAGCTCGGCCGCACCGCAGCGGCATTCGACGCGATGCTCGACGAGCTGGAGGGCGCGGAGGCGGCCGCGCGGGCGTCCGAGGCAAGGACGCGGCGGTTCGTCGCCGACGCCGCGCACGAGCTGCGCACCCCGATCGCCGGCGTGCAGGCCGTCGCGGAGGTGACGCTCGCGCCGGGCATGGATCCCGAGGAACGCGAGCGGCTGCACCTGCTGCTGCTGCGCGAGAGCCGCCGCGCCGGCAGGCTCGTCGACGACATGCTGGTGCTCGCCCGCCTCGACGCGGGCCTCGAGCTGCGCCACGAGCCGGTCGACCTGCTGGAGCTCGCCCGCACCGAGGCCGAGCGGGCGCAGCTCGTCGCGCCCGACCAGCAGGTCGAGGTTCACGGCGAGCCCGTGACCGTGACCGGCGACGCCTCCCGGCTCGCCCAGGTGCTGGCCAATCTGCTCGACAACGCCCGCCGTCACGCGGGCCCCGGCGCGGTGACCGTGACGGTCTCCGGCGGGTACCCGGCGACCGTCCTCGTCACCGACGACGGACCGGGCGTCCCACCCGTCGACCGGGAGCGGATCTTCGACCGGCTCGTCCGGCTGGACGAGGCCCGCGGCGAGGACGGCGGGGCAGGGCTCGGCCTTGCGATCGCGCGGGGCATCGCGCGCGCCCACGGCGGTGACCTGCGCTGCGTCGACCCGCCATCGGGGCGCGGCGCAGCCGTCGAGCTCAGTCTTCGTCGGGCAGCGTGA
- the xylA gene encoding xylose isomerase, translating to MPQPTREDRFSFGLWTVGWPARDPFGDATRPAIDPVESVHRLAELGAWGVNFHDDDLIPFGTDGAERDRIIARFKAALAETGTVVTTMTTNLFTHPVFKDGAFTSNDRGVRRFALRKVIRNLDLAAELGAKVYVFWGGREGAEVDSGKDIAAALDRYREGIDLLAAYVKEQGYDIRFAIEPKPNEPRGDILLPTLGHALAFIAELEHGDIVGVNPEVGHEQMAGLNYTAGIAQALWAGKLFHIDLNGQRGIKYDQDLVFGHGDLLSAFATVDLLENGAPGGGPKYDGPLHFDYKPLRTEDLDGVWASAAANMSTYLLLKERAAAFRADPEVAEALAVSGVAELAKPTLNPGESVADLKADRSAFEDYDAVKAGERGYGYVRLNQLAVEHLMGAR from the coding sequence ATGCCGCAGCCCACCCGCGAGGACCGCTTCAGCTTCGGGCTCTGGACGGTCGGCTGGCCCGCCCGCGACCCGTTCGGGGACGCGACGCGGCCGGCGATCGACCCCGTCGAGTCAGTGCACCGGCTCGCCGAGCTCGGCGCGTGGGGCGTGAACTTCCACGACGACGACCTCATCCCGTTCGGCACCGACGGCGCCGAGCGCGACCGGATCATCGCCCGGTTCAAGGCGGCCCTTGCCGAGACCGGGACGGTGGTGACGACGATGACCACCAACCTGTTCACCCACCCCGTCTTCAAGGACGGGGCGTTCACCAGCAACGACCGGGGCGTGCGCCGGTTTGCGCTGCGCAAGGTCATCCGCAACCTCGACCTGGCCGCCGAGCTGGGCGCGAAGGTGTACGTCTTCTGGGGTGGCCGGGAGGGCGCCGAGGTCGACTCCGGCAAGGACATCGCCGCAGCCCTCGACCGCTACCGCGAGGGCATCGACCTGCTCGCCGCCTACGTCAAGGAGCAGGGCTACGACATCCGCTTCGCGATCGAGCCGAAGCCGAACGAGCCCCGCGGCGACATCCTGCTGCCCACCCTCGGGCACGCGCTCGCGTTCATCGCCGAGCTGGAGCACGGTGACATCGTCGGCGTCAACCCCGAGGTCGGTCACGAGCAGATGGCCGGGCTCAACTACACCGCGGGCATCGCCCAGGCGCTGTGGGCGGGCAAGCTCTTCCACATCGACCTGAACGGGCAGCGCGGCATCAAGTACGACCAGGACCTCGTGTTCGGTCACGGCGACCTGCTCAGCGCGTTCGCCACCGTCGACCTGCTGGAGAACGGCGCGCCCGGCGGCGGGCCGAAGTACGACGGCCCCCTGCACTTCGACTACAAGCCGCTGCGCACCGAGGACCTCGACGGCGTCTGGGCGTCCGCGGCGGCGAACATGAGCACCTACCTGCTGCTCAAGGAGCGGGCCGCGGCGTTCCGGGCCGACCCGGAGGTTGCCGAGGCGCTCGCGGTGTCCGGCGTGGCCGAGCTGGCGAAGCCGACGCTGAACCCCGGCGAGTCCGTGGCCGACCTCAAGGCCGACCGCTCCGCGTTCGAGGACTACGACGCCGTGAAGGCGGGTGAGCGCGGCTACGGCTACGTCCGGCTCAACCAACTGGCGGTGGAGCACCTGATGGGCGCCCGATGA
- a CDS encoding response regulator transcription factor: protein MTARVLVVEDAEAIRTAVVAGLGEAGFGATGRPDGRSLEDDLATFRPDLVVLDIMLPGRDGFALLDVVRRHSDAGVVMLTARDAVDDRLRGLHGGADDYVMKPFALAELIARVTAVLRRMGRTPTTVEVGDLVIDAAAGTVLRHGAPVELTATELRLLDYLAAQRGRVVSKGQILTRVWGYTDYDPNLVEVHVSALRRKLGEPRLVHTVRGLGYVLRADGEEAAT from the coding sequence GTGACCGCGCGCGTGCTGGTGGTGGAGGACGCCGAGGCGATCCGCACGGCCGTGGTCGCCGGTCTCGGCGAGGCCGGTTTCGGCGCCACCGGGCGCCCGGACGGGCGCAGCCTCGAAGACGACCTTGCGACGTTCCGGCCCGACCTCGTGGTGCTCGACATCATGCTGCCCGGCCGCGACGGCTTCGCCCTGCTCGACGTCGTGCGCCGCCACAGCGACGCGGGCGTGGTGATGCTGACCGCGCGCGACGCCGTCGACGACCGGTTGCGCGGCCTGCACGGCGGCGCCGACGACTACGTGATGAAGCCGTTCGCGCTGGCCGAGCTGATCGCGCGGGTCACGGCGGTGCTGCGCCGGATGGGCCGCACGCCCACCACGGTGGAGGTGGGCGACCTCGTGATCGACGCCGCCGCAGGCACCGTCCTGCGCCATGGCGCGCCGGTGGAGCTCACCGCCACCGAGCTTCGGCTACTGGACTACCTCGCCGCGCAGCGCGGCCGCGTCGTCAGCAAGGGCCAGATCCTCACCCGGGTGTGGGGATACACCGACTACGACCCCAACCTCGTCGAGGTGCACGTCTCGGCGCTGCGCCGCAAGCTCGGCGAACCGCGGCTCGTGCACACCGTGCGCGGGCTCGGCTACGTCCTGCGGGCCGACGGCGAGGAGGCCGCGACATGA
- a CDS encoding ROK family transcriptional regulator, translating into MSVPAGQHTVRRHNLALVLGEVAGPEPLSRAGVAARTGLTRGTVSSLVEELIAAGLVTELAAARGGPGRPASPLRLDPRGPGGLGLEVGVDSVRACVVDLTGAVRVQRTVASDHRDDVPDAALARLAALATDVVAEAGLPIAGATVALPGVVGPNGVLERAPNLPRWVDVAVGDALSTRLRGLPVRAGNEADLAALAERWAGGPTDAIVVSGGIGVGAGILLDGGLFAGAGGRAGEIGHVVVEPDGLECHCGGRGCLETLASLEALARPDAVRAAGRALGIALTGAVHLLDVPAVVLGGGYPRCGAPLLGAVRAELAARVFSRAGIDVRFSTLGQDAALRGAATAMVQAVLADPGEVITARPLARPPDVAEGGAPRPATVRGAGP; encoded by the coding sequence GTGAGCGTGCCCGCGGGGCAGCACACGGTCCGGCGGCACAACCTCGCGCTCGTGCTGGGGGAGGTCGCCGGGCCGGAGCCGCTGTCCCGCGCCGGGGTGGCGGCGCGTACCGGGCTCACGCGCGGAACAGTGTCGTCGCTGGTGGAGGAGCTGATCGCGGCCGGCCTCGTCACGGAGCTCGCGGCCGCGCGCGGCGGGCCGGGACGCCCGGCGAGCCCACTGCGGCTGGATCCGCGCGGACCCGGCGGGCTCGGGCTGGAGGTCGGGGTCGACTCGGTGCGCGCGTGCGTCGTCGACCTCACGGGCGCGGTGCGGGTGCAGCGGACGGTGGCGTCGGACCACCGCGACGACGTGCCGGACGCCGCGCTCGCTCGGCTCGCCGCCCTCGCCACCGACGTCGTGGCCGAGGCCGGGCTCCCGATCGCCGGCGCGACCGTGGCCCTGCCCGGCGTCGTCGGTCCGAACGGGGTGCTGGAACGCGCGCCGAACCTCCCCCGCTGGGTCGACGTCGCCGTCGGCGATGCGCTGAGCACGCGGCTCCGTGGCCTGCCGGTCCGCGCAGGCAACGAGGCAGACCTCGCCGCCCTCGCCGAGCGGTGGGCAGGCGGTCCGACCGACGCGATCGTCGTCTCCGGCGGGATCGGCGTGGGCGCCGGGATCCTCCTGGACGGCGGCCTCTTCGCAGGGGCCGGCGGCCGCGCCGGCGAGATCGGCCACGTCGTCGTCGAGCCGGACGGGCTGGAATGCCATTGCGGCGGCCGTGGCTGCCTCGAGACCCTCGCCAGCCTTGAAGCGCTCGCCCGCCCGGACGCCGTTCGCGCGGCCGGCCGGGCGCTCGGCATCGCGCTCACCGGCGCGGTGCACCTGCTCGACGTGCCCGCCGTCGTGCTCGGTGGTGGCTACCCCCGCTGCGGTGCCCCGCTGCTCGGCGCCGTGCGCGCCGAGCTCGCCGCCAGGGTCTTCTCGCGGGCCGGCATCGACGTCCGGTTCTCCACGCTCGGGCAGGACGCGGCTCTGCGTGGAGCCGCCACCGCGATGGTGCAGGCCGTGCTCGCCGATCCGGGAGAGGTGATCACGGCCCGGCCCCTGGCACGACCGCCGGACGTGGCGGAGGGGGGCGCGCCACGTCCGGCGACCGTGCGCGGGGCCGGGCCGTGA
- a CDS encoding TrkA family potassium uptake protein: MPETGGSPAVALLRRVIVALSALVAAALVVYFGGDGYVDNNSDTPISLGDAFYYATVSLSTTGYGDIVPVTPEARLLTTVIITPLRLLFLIVLVGTTVELLTERSRQAVRIERWRSRVRNHTVVVGYGTKGRAAVETLLGDGAEPSDIVVVDTDRAQLDAASALGLVTVTGNATRSSVLRIAGLQQASAIIVATNRDDTAVLVTLTARELAPEVRIVASVRESENVHLLRQSGANSVIVSAETAGRLLGMATTTPNIVEVVEDLLTPEAGFAISERPVEESEVGGSPRHLADIVLGVVRGDDLYRVDASAVDALELGDRLLYIRKVTLPDED; the protein is encoded by the coding sequence ATGCCCGAGACGGGCGGGAGCCCGGCGGTGGCACTGCTGCGCCGTGTGATCGTCGCGCTGTCCGCGCTGGTCGCCGCCGCGCTCGTCGTCTACTTCGGCGGCGACGGGTACGTCGACAACAACAGCGACACGCCGATCTCGCTTGGCGACGCGTTCTACTACGCCACGGTGTCGCTCTCCACCACCGGCTACGGCGACATCGTGCCCGTCACCCCCGAGGCGCGGTTGCTGACGACGGTCATCATCACGCCGCTTCGGCTGCTGTTCCTCATCGTGCTGGTCGGCACCACGGTGGAGCTGCTCACGGAGCGCTCCCGGCAGGCTGTTCGCATCGAGCGCTGGAGGTCCCGCGTGCGCAACCACACCGTCGTCGTCGGCTACGGCACGAAGGGTCGTGCCGCCGTCGAGACGCTTCTCGGCGACGGTGCCGAACCCTCCGACATCGTCGTGGTCGACACCGACCGCGCCCAGCTGGACGCCGCCTCCGCGCTCGGCCTCGTGACGGTCACGGGCAACGCCACCCGCTCCAGCGTGTTGCGGATCGCCGGGCTGCAGCAGGCCTCCGCGATCATCGTGGCCACCAACCGCGACGACACCGCCGTGCTCGTCACGCTGACCGCCCGCGAGCTCGCCCCGGAGGTCCGGATCGTGGCGTCGGTGCGCGAGTCGGAGAACGTGCACCTGCTGCGCCAGTCGGGGGCCAACTCGGTGATCGTCTCCGCGGAGACGGCCGGCCGCCTGCTCGGCATGGCCACCACCACGCCGAACATCGTCGAGGTGGTGGAGGACCTGCTCACGCCCGAGGCTGGTTTCGCGATCAGCGAGCGGCCGGTCGAGGAGTCCGAGGTGGGTGGCTCGCCGCGGCATCTCGCCGACATCGTGCTCGGCGTCGTGCGCGGCGACGACCTGTACCGCGTGGACGCCTCCGCCGTCGACGCTCTCGAGCTCGGCGACCGGCTGCTCTACATCCGCAAGGTCACGCTGCCCGACGAAGACTGA
- a CDS encoding DUF1697 domain-containing protein has protein sequence MPRYAVLLRGINVGRAKRVAMADLRALLEDAGYSTVRTHLNSGNVVLTGEDADPAEHAERIENAIRERLGIQVRCAVLTADELRAVVEGHPFAAVADNGSRMMAYVYVRPVDPALVAGHPPVPQDPERARVGDRAVYQWCPDGLMAAPDIGPYIKQHLRIDVTARNWNTITKLGELI, from the coding sequence GTGCCTCGGTATGCCGTGCTGCTGCGCGGGATCAACGTCGGTCGCGCGAAGCGCGTCGCCATGGCCGACCTGCGCGCGCTGCTGGAGGACGCGGGCTACTCGACGGTGCGCACGCACCTGAACAGCGGCAACGTGGTGCTGACCGGCGAGGACGCCGACCCCGCCGAGCATGCCGAGCGGATCGAGAACGCCATCCGCGAGCGGCTGGGCATCCAGGTCCGCTGCGCCGTCCTCACCGCTGACGAGCTGCGGGCGGTGGTCGAGGGCCACCCGTTCGCCGCCGTCGCCGACAACGGCTCGCGGATGATGGCGTACGTCTACGTGCGGCCGGTCGACCCCGCGCTGGTGGCCGGACATCCGCCGGTGCCGCAGGACCCGGAGCGCGCCCGCGTGGGCGACCGGGCGGTCTACCAGTGGTGCCCGGACGGCCTGATGGCCGCGCCGGACATCGGCCCGTACATCAAGCAGCACCTGCGCATCGACGTCACGGCGCGGAACTGGAACACGATCACGAAGCTCGGCGAGCTGATCTGA
- a CDS encoding exodeoxyribonuclease III gives MRLATWNVNSALIRLPRLLPWLDERAPDVVCLQETKLSDEAFAEAFDDPLAERGYAVAHFGEGRWNGVALLSRVGLDDVVHGLPGEPRFPAPDSPAEARAITATCGGLRVTSVYVPNGRTPDDPHYAYKLDWLAALRESITDPAAAVVAGDMNIAPTDDDLWDPALFVNSTHVTPAERKALAEIKGLGLHDVVRDRWPTERVFTYWDYRAGRFHQDLGMRIDLVLAGADAAARVQAAWVDRKARKGSGPSDHAPVIVDLDTAPDGDAGPVVPPPSTPKKLPHRS, from the coding sequence GTGCGTCTGGCTACGTGGAACGTGAACTCGGCCCTCATCCGCCTGCCCCGGCTGCTGCCGTGGCTGGACGAGCGCGCGCCCGATGTCGTGTGCCTGCAGGAGACCAAGCTGTCCGACGAGGCGTTCGCGGAGGCGTTCGACGATCCACTGGCCGAGCGCGGCTACGCCGTCGCCCATTTCGGCGAGGGCCGCTGGAACGGGGTGGCGCTGCTGTCGCGCGTCGGGCTCGACGACGTGGTGCACGGGCTGCCAGGGGAGCCGCGGTTCCCGGCCCCCGACTCGCCCGCCGAGGCGCGGGCGATCACGGCGACGTGTGGCGGGTTGCGCGTTACGTCCGTCTACGTGCCCAACGGCCGCACCCCCGACGACCCGCACTACGCGTACAAGCTGGACTGGCTCGCCGCGCTGCGGGAGTCGATCACCGACCCGGCCGCGGCCGTGGTCGCGGGCGACATGAACATCGCCCCCACCGACGACGACCTGTGGGACCCGGCGCTCTTCGTGAACTCGACCCACGTCACGCCTGCCGAGCGCAAGGCGCTGGCCGAGATCAAGGGCCTCGGGCTGCACGACGTGGTGCGCGACCGGTGGCCGACCGAACGGGTCTTCACGTACTGGGACTACCGGGCCGGGCGGTTCCACCAGGACCTCGGCATGCGCATCGATCTCGTGCTCGCGGGAGCCGACGCCGCCGCGCGCGTGCAGGCCGCGTGGGTGGACCGCAAGGCCCGCAAGGGCAGCGGTCCGAGCGACCACGCCCCGGTGATCGTCGACCTCGACACGGCACCCGACGGCGACGCGGGCCCGGTGGTGCCGCCGCCGTCGACCCCGAAGAAGCTGCCGCACCGTTCCTGA